From the genome of Bacteroidales bacterium, one region includes:
- the rpsU gene encoding 30S ribosomal protein S21: MIIVPVKEGESIDKVLKKLKRKFEKTGVVKELRERQKFTKPSIKNRDQRLKAIYIQKLQQSLPGA; the protein is encoded by the coding sequence ATGATTATTGTTCCAGTAAAAGAAGGCGAAAGCATTGACAAAGTTTTGAAAAAACTTAAACGTAAATTCGAAAAAACCGGAGTTGTTAAAGAATTACGCGAAAGGCAGAAATTTACAAAACCTTCCATAAAAAATAGAGACCAAAGGTTAAAAGCCATATATATTCAGAAACTTCAACAAAGTTTACCTGGCGCATAA
- a CDS encoding tyrosine-type recombinase/integrase, which yields MSRERFIQYIKFEKRYSVNTVISYENDLSQFESYLNNEFGIAGAFNSDYLQIRSWLVSLMESGITARSVNRKITTLKTYFKFLIKEGIIKENPMAKILSPKVSKRLPVYVEKEKMDLLFDKVDFGEGFSGSRNKLIFEMFYLTGMRLSELVNLTENDIDLVKKNVKVIGKRNKERLIPLSNTLEKEISEYRKLKNELPESYERKYFFITNKGKKIYQKFVYRLINYYLSAVTTLDKKSPHILRHTFATHMLNNGADLNAIKEILGHANLSATQVYTHNTIEKLKKVYKQSHPKA from the coding sequence ATGTCAAGGGAGCGATTTATACAATATATAAAGTTCGAAAAGAGATATTCTGTGAATACGGTTATTTCTTATGAAAACGATTTATCCCAATTTGAATCTTATCTGAATAATGAATTCGGCATAGCCGGGGCATTTAATTCCGATTACCTGCAAATACGCTCATGGCTTGTATCCCTTATGGAAAGTGGCATTACCGCACGCTCCGTTAACCGGAAAATTACTACATTGAAAACCTATTTTAAATTCTTAATCAAAGAAGGTATTATCAAAGAAAACCCAATGGCAAAAATTCTGTCGCCTAAAGTTTCAAAGCGACTTCCTGTTTATGTGGAAAAAGAAAAAATGGATTTATTATTTGATAAAGTAGATTTTGGTGAAGGTTTTTCCGGTTCAAGAAATAAGCTTATTTTTGAAATGTTTTATTTAACAGGTATGCGTTTATCGGAATTGGTGAATTTAACAGAGAATGATATCGATTTAGTTAAAAAAAATGTTAAAGTAATTGGAAAGCGTAATAAGGAACGATTGATACCGTTAAGTAATACATTGGAAAAAGAAATTTCAGAGTATCGAAAATTAAAAAACGAATTACCAGAAAGTTATGAAAGGAAATATTTTTTTATTACAAATAAAGGTAAAAAAATATATCAAAAATTTGTTTACCGGCTGATAAATTATTACCTTAGTGCTGTAACAACGTTGGATAAAAAAAGTCCACATATTTTAAGACATACATTCGCTACTCATATGTTGAATAATGGGGCCGACTTGAATGCAATAAAAGAAATATTGGGGCATGCCAACCTTTCTGCAACGCAGGTATATACTCATAATACAATTGAAAAGTTAAAAAAAGTTTATAAACAATCACATCCAAAAGCTTAA
- the raiA gene encoding ribosome-associated translation inhibitor RaiA, protein MKVKISTIHFKADKKLEDFVQERLQKLSGIYDGVIGSDVTLKLDKNSTTENKVAEIKLFIKGNDLFAKKQCKSFEEATDTAVDALRKQLTKYKEKIQGL, encoded by the coding sequence ATGAAAGTCAAAATTAGTACCATCCACTTTAAAGCGGATAAAAAACTTGAAGATTTCGTTCAGGAAAGATTACAAAAATTATCAGGTATTTATGATGGTGTTATTGGCAGCGATGTAACACTTAAACTTGATAAAAACAGTACCACTGAAAATAAAGTTGCAGAAATCAAACTATTTATAAAAGGAAATGATTTATTTGCAAAAAAACAATGTAAGAGTTTTGAAGAAGCTACCGACACGGCAGTTGATGCTTTGCGTAAACAATTAACCAAATACAAAGAAAAGATTCAAGGACTATAA
- the tuf gene encoding elongation factor Tu encodes MAKEKYDRSKPHVNVGTIGHIDHGKTTLTAAITLILAEKGLSEYRSFDSIDNAPEEKERGITINTAHVEYSTSKRHYAHVDCPGHADYIKNMVTGAAQMDGAILVVAATDGPMPQTREHILLAYQVGVPKMVVFMNKCDMVDDPELLDLVEIEVRDLLTFYKFDGANTPVIRGSALGALNKEPKWVDKLMELMDAVDSYIPLPVRDVEKEFLMPVEDVFSITGRGTVATGKIETGVINSSDPVDIIGMGAEKLKSVVTGVEMFRKILDRGEAGDNVGLLLRGIDKDEIRRGMVIAKPGSIKPHKKFKAEIYVLKKEEGGRHTPFHNKYRPQFYFRTTDVTGEIVLPEGMEMVMPGDNLTITVELIAEIAMNLNLRFAIREGGRTVGAGQVTEILD; translated from the coding sequence ATGGCAAAAGAAAAATACGATCGTTCCAAACCACACGTGAACGTAGGTACAATTGGTCACATTGACCACGGTAAAACTACTTTAACTGCAGCTATTACTTTGATTCTTGCTGAAAAGGGATTATCAGAGTACAGGTCATTCGACTCTATTGACAATGCTCCAGAAGAAAAAGAAAGAGGTATTACCATCAATACCGCTCATGTTGAATATTCAACATCAAAAAGGCATTACGCTCACGTTGACTGCCCCGGACATGCTGACTATATTAAGAATATGGTTACCGGTGCTGCTCAAATGGACGGTGCGATATTAGTTGTTGCTGCAACTGATGGTCCTATGCCACAAACTCGTGAACATATTCTTCTTGCATATCAGGTTGGTGTTCCTAAAATGGTTGTATTTATGAATAAATGCGACATGGTTGACGATCCTGAATTATTAGACTTGGTTGAAATTGAAGTAAGAGATCTTCTGACTTTCTATAAATTCGACGGTGCAAATACTCCGGTTATCCGTGGTTCTGCTCTTGGTGCTTTGAATAAAGAACCAAAATGGGTTGATAAATTAATGGAATTGATGGATGCTGTTGATAGTTATATTCCTCTTCCTGTACGTGACGTGGAAAAAGAATTCTTAATGCCAGTTGAAGACGTTTTCTCAATTACAGGTCGTGGTACTGTTGCAACAGGAAAGATTGAAACAGGTGTTATCAATTCAAGTGATCCTGTTGATATTATTGGTATGGGTGCAGAAAAACTGAAATCAGTTGTTACAGGAGTTGAAATGTTCCGTAAGATTCTTGATAGAGGTGAAGCTGGAGACAATGTAGGTTTATTATTAAGAGGTATTGACAAAGACGAAATCCGCAGGGGTATGGTTATTGCAAAACCGGGTTCAATTAAACCTCACAAGAAATTTAAAGCAGAAATTTACGTATTAAAGAAAGAAGAAGGCGGACGTCATACTCCATTCCATAATAAATACCGTCCTCAGTTCTATTTCAGAACTACCGATGTTACTGGTGAAATAGTTCTTCCAGAAGGTATGGAAATGGTAATGCCTGGCGATAACCTTACTATTACAGTTGAACTGATTGCTGAAATCGCAATGAACCTGAATTTACGTTTTGCAATTCGTGAAGGTGGCAGAACAGTAGGGGCAGGACAGGTTACTGAAATTTTAGATTAA
- the secE gene encoding preprotein translocase subunit SecE, with product MKKIIGYIKETYDELLHKVSWPSWSDLQSSAIVVSIASLIIALVVYLMDASFSTILKQFYKLF from the coding sequence ATGAAAAAAATAATAGGTTATATAAAGGAAACTTACGATGAATTGTTACACAAAGTTTCCTGGCCCTCTTGGAGTGATTTACAAAGTAGTGCAATTGTTGTGTCTATTGCTTCCCTAATCATTGCCCTTGTGGTATATTTGATGGATGCTTCATTTAGTACTATATTGAAACAGTTTTACAAATTGTTTTAA
- the nusG gene encoding transcription termination/antitermination protein NusG, translated as MSEQEPKKWYVVRAISGNEKKVKQYIENEINRLNLSEYVSHVLIPTEKVYQIRKGKKVSKERNYFPGYVLIEAILTGEIPHIIKNVPGVIGFLGSKGEPVPMRPSEVNRILGKVDELSLKEEELNVPFIVGETVTVTDGPFNSFSGVIEEINEEKKKLKVMVKIFGRKTPLELSFMQVEKE; from the coding sequence ATGAGCGAACAGGAACCTAAAAAGTGGTATGTGGTGCGTGCTATCAGCGGGAATGAAAAAAAGGTGAAGCAGTATATCGAGAATGAGATAAACCGTTTAAACCTTAGTGAATATGTTTCCCATGTACTCATCCCTACTGAAAAAGTATATCAGATCAGGAAAGGAAAAAAAGTTAGCAAAGAGCGAAACTATTTTCCCGGATATGTTCTGATTGAAGCTATTCTCACAGGGGAAATTCCACATATCATTAAAAATGTACCCGGGGTTATTGGATTTCTCGGGTCAAAAGGGGAACCTGTACCAATGCGTCCTTCAGAAGTGAACAGGATTCTCGGTAAAGTGGATGAACTTTCTTTGAAAGAAGAAGAATTAAATGTTCCATTCATTGTTGGAGAAACAGTTACTGTAACTGACGGACCATTTAATAGTTTTAGCGGAGTTATTGAAGAAATCAATGAAGAAAAGAAAAAGCTGAAAGTTATGGTTAAAATTTTTGGCAGGAAAACTCCACTGGAATTAAGCTTTATGCAAGTTGAAAAAGAATAA